Proteins encoded in a region of the Panicum hallii strain FIL2 chromosome 3, PHallii_v3.1, whole genome shotgun sequence genome:
- the LOC112885351 gene encoding LOB domain-containing protein 24-like, producing the protein MSTSSNTEAAAGASPGIRRCAACKNQRRRCSQDCILAPYFPASDPQRYACVQRVFGASNVARMLQNLPIHERGKAADMMVVEAHRRVQDPVYGCAGIVGRLQGEIRAVQCELARTQAQIAVHAAAAARARSPVGAAQLNAPAQAALTQQQQEQGDALAMQQDPFHGLDPLLVDDYGVDVNLVDDEMNTD; encoded by the exons ATGTCGACGAGCTCGAACACCGAAGCTGCTGCAGGTGCCAGCCCGGGCATCAGGCGGTGCGCCGCGTGCAAGAACCAGCGCAGGAGGTGCTCCCAGGACTGCATCCTCGCCCCCTACTTCCCGGCATCGGATCCCCAGAGATACGCTTGCGTGCAGAGGGTCTTCGGCGCCAGCAACGTTGCAAGGATGCTCCAG AACCTCCCAATCCACGAGCGCGGCAAGGCGGCGGACATGATGGTGGTGGAGGCGCACCGGCGGGTGCAGGACCCGGTGTACGGCTGCGCGGGGATCGTCGGCCGCCTCCAGGGGGAGATCAGAGCCGTGCAGTGCGAGCTGGCCAGGACCCAGGCCCAGATCGCCGTGCATGCCGCCGCGGCGGCTCGCGCGCGGTCGCCGGTGGGCGCCGCCCAGCTGAACGCGCCGGCACAGGCCGCTCTGACTCAGCAGCAGCAAGAGCAAGGCGATGCGCTGGCGATGCAGCAGGACCCGTTCCATGGGTTGGATCCTCTGCTTGTCGATGATTACGGGGTGGATGTTAATCTGGTTGATGATGAGATGAACACTGACTAG